The DNA region CCGCGTCGGAACCGTCCGCGCGGACGGAGAGCGAGTCGATTCGGAGTCCGGGCGTCGTCCCGCGGTGGGCGGACAGGAGGGGGTCGTCCGCCGGCGTCGGGTCGAACGCGGCGAGGGGAACATCCGCCTCCTCGAACGCGACGTGCGAACGAACGTCCGAATCGAGTGCGAGTCGCGTCCGCGCGAGTTCGACGCGCGACTCGACCAACGCCACGAGTTCCGAATCCGTCTCGCCGGACCACACCGGAAGCGTCTCGTAGTTCCGTTGGTTCTGCTGGGGGAACTGCGCCGGGTAGGCGTTCCGCCGGACGTAGTGGTAGTAGTTACACACCGTCGAGTTGACCGCCCCGAGGAGGTGATGCAACGCCGCCTTCGGGTCGTCGTGGTCCACGTGCAGGTCGTACACGGACTTGAGGTTCGTCCGCCCCGCCTCGTCCGCGGCGGCGACGAGGAAACTTCCGGTCTGTCGCGCGACGAGTTTCGGCGGGTCGTACACGTCTTTCGCCACCGCGTCCGCCTCGACGTACCGGACGGCGTCGGGGCGGATTCCGTACGGTCTGACCGCCGCCCCGGAGACGATGGGGACGCGCCCCTCGCCCGGTTCGTCGGCGATTCGGTCGTCGCGCTTGCCGAACTCCTCGCCGCGGCCCACCGACGCGCGCGCGGACACGGCGTCGAGTCCTTCGAGTTCGCGGAGTATCTCGTCGGCGCCGTCGTCGCGGAGGAGTTGGAGCCGGGCGTAGCGTTCGCCTTCGGCCACCGACCGCCGCAGGCGACGGTACTCGAACGAGTCGGTCGCCGCCGCCGCCGCGAACTCCTCGGCGTCGCCGTGCCACGTCAGAATCGGGTCCCGTCCCTCGTCTGCGCCGACGACGATAGCGGCCCCCTCGTTCGCGTCCGAGAACACCGACCCGACGCGGAGGAGGTGGGTGAGTCCGCCGTCGCGGAGGAGATACCGCCGGAGGGATTCCGCGCCGAGGCGGACGAGGACGGCGTCGGGGACGACGAACCCGAGGCGGCCCCCCGGCGCGAGTCGCCGCCCGCGTTCGAGAAACGCCGCGGCGAGGTTCGGTTGGGTACCCTCGGCGGACTCGAACGCCTCGCGGATGGACGACCGAACGTCCTCGGAGAGACGAGCGCTGATGTCGGCGCGGCCGGCGGTGCCCTTCCACGGCGGGTTCCCGACCACGGCGTCGAACTCGACTCGGTCGCCCGCCGCCGCGACGGCGTCCGGAAACAACTCCGACGCCGACCCGAGGAGGGAGTCGCCGGTCACCAGTCGGTCCGAGAGGGAGGGACGCTCCGTCCGGTCGAGTCCCTCGCCGAGCGTCTCCGCCCAGAGCGTCAACTTCGCCACGTCGGTCGCCCGCCGGTCCCGGTCGACGCCGTAGACGCAGTCGGAGACGATTCGGGCGCGCCGCGTCGCGCGCGGGACGACCGGCGCGTCGTCGTCTCTCGCCGCCTCGCGCGCGGCGTCGGTCAGACACCCCACCGCGGCGACGAGGAAGTTCCCGGTTCCCATCGCCGGGTCGAGAACCCGCCTCTCGCGGACGCGTTCCTCGAACGTTCGGTCCGAATCCGGGTCGCTCCGGGAGTCGCGGCCGGCCGCCTCGGCGTCTCGGTGCGCCGCCGCCGCGAGGGGGCGAACCGTCCGCGCGACGACGTACGAGACGACCGGATCCGGCGTGTAGAACGACCCCTCGTCCTTCCGGCGACCCGCGACCGACGGGTCCGACTCGGCGGTGAACGCGCCGCGCGCGACGAGTTGCTCGTAGACGGCCCCGAGGAGGCGGGCGTCGACCGTCCGGTAGTCGGCTTCGACGACTGCCCCCTCGACCGGAACCGCCGCGAGGAGTGCGGCGAGGCGAACGGCGTCGGCGACGCGGGCGAGTTCGTCGGCCGAGAGTATCGGCAGAGGTTCCGGGAGGCCGAACGCGTCCATCGGGTCCGCCCGCGCGGCGGCCCTCGTCCACCGGCGAAACGTCTCGGCGTGCGTCCGGGCGAGTGCGTCCTCCGTTTCGCCCGCCGCGGCCGCGGCGTCACGAAGGGCACGCCGGGCGGCGACGAGTTCGTCCGCGCCGACGAGGGCGGACCGTCCCGTACGGTCGGCGACGAACAGGTCGAACGAGAGGCGCGCGACGAGTGCCGCCGCGGGCCCGAGGCGGTCCGATTCGGACGCTTCCTCGACGGCGGTCACGGTTCGGGCGCGGAGGCGTTCGCGAACCGCGCGCCGCCGGTCGCCGTCCGCGGCGAGGAGAGCGTCCGCCGCCCCCGACGCTCCCCCGCCCGTTCCGTCGGCCGCCCCCGCGAACGCCTCGGGGGAGAAGAGCGCGACGAACGGTTCGAGCGCTTCCGGACCGGCGGCCGCCCGGGCGGTCACGTCGACTTCGTGGTACCGTTCCTCGTCGGGCGTCCCGCCGTGGAGTCGCCAGTACCGGCCGTCCGTCGCGACGCCCCACTCGGGGCCGCCGTCGGACGCGAGGCGGGAAACGAGGCGTCGCGTCGTCCGCCCGCGCCCGTGCGGTTCGAGTTCGCCGGGGGCGACGCTCTCGAACGCGACGGACGCGGGCGCGCCGTCCGCGGTGTCGTCGTACCCGAGTGCGCCCCGGACCGATTCGACCGCCTCCGCCCGACTCGCCCGTTCGACGGCGTTCGCTACCCGTTCGGCGGTGTCGCCGAGGGTGGCTCGGTCACCCGACGAATCGGGGTCGGCGGCGTCGCGCCGGGGTTCGACCGCCGCCGGGAGGTCGACTCTGAGCGTGGCCGGCGAGAAGAGGGGTTCCGGCGCGGTCGAACGGCGATGCCGGGGCATCTGATAGGGACAATCGACTCGGCAGTGTACAAAAATCTAGGCGTGGGTGCGTCGGGCGAGAACGCCCTCGCCGACCGGTTCGGGGTCACATGCCCGTCGATTGCATCTCCCAGAGGTCGGACGCGGTCACGACGCGGAGGCCCAGTTCCTTGATTCGCCGCATCGTCTGCTCGAACTCCCCGGTCGTGATTCGGTCACCGCCCCCGCCGACGGTGTGGTACATGATGACCGCGACCTGACCGCTCCGCTTCGCCCGTTCCAACGTGCGGAGCGTCGTCTCCACGTCGTCGCCGTTGACGCGGCCGACGGTCATCGGGCCGGTGATGCGTCCGGACGGGCATCTGCCGCCGAGAAAGCCCATGTAGTGGTACTTCGCGCCCAAATCGAGCGTCTTCGCGTCGGTACGGCCGAACGGCCAGATGACGAACCGCGCGCCCTCTTCGAACCCGTTCTCGACGAGCCACCGCTTGGAGGCTCGAATCAGTTTCTCCTGATGCTCCGGGGAGTACGCGGGGAGAGGATTCTCGTCCTGTGGGTGGCTCACCACGTCCCACCCCGCGTCCCGCATCTCCCGGAGTCGCTTCGGGCCGATTCGGCCCCGTTGATCCGCGACCCACGGAATCGCCCCCACGACGCCTGAGAACCCGTATTTCTGCATGATGGGGAAGGCGTTCCGGTACTGCGTCACGTTGATGTCGTCGAAGGTGATGACGACGGCCGGTTCGGACAACTTCGGCGTCGTCCGGAGTTCGTCGACGTTGCAGGAGGCGGCCTGCTCCGCGCCGACCCACGTCTGGATGCGCACCTCCCGAACGTCGCCGAGGTCGGGTTCGCCGACGAACTCCGTGGGGCCGAAGTCGAGGCGAACCCACCCGCGGACGCCGCCGACGGGGTGCCACATCTCGATGCGGTTCTCCCGGTCGGGCGCGAGGAGTTGCAGGCGGAACTGCGTAACCCTGCTTTGCCCCTCTCCGGGGTGGACCGCAAGCGAGAGGTCGCGGTCGCTCAGGTCGAGTCCGTCCTCGAACCGGCGGTATATCCACGCACGGGACTGGTCCGGCTTGGCGGTCAGGCGCGCGGACTGCACCCCCTGCACCACCGTCGAGAGGTCACCCCCCACGTAGCCGTCGTAGGTATTCCACCGCGAGATGTCCTCGAACCCGTCGAAGAGTTTCCCCTGACACCGGAGGGCCTCCCGGCTGTCGAACTCGACGACGAGGGGATCCTTCGAGTCCCTCTTCTCGGGCGTCTCGCACGAGTCGTCGGTGGTCCCGTTTATCTGTTGCCCCGCGGGGTGGTCGACGACGGGTTCCGGAGTCGTTTCACCCGATCCCCCGAGACACCCTCCGAGGCCGCCGACGACGAGTGCTCCCGCCCGGAGGGCCGACCGCCGTGAGAAGGACGTGTTCCCGTCCATCGATAGTATAGAGTGCGGTACCGACTGTTGTTATATGCGTGTTAAGTGAGAACACGTGACATTCTTCGAGTGCAGACTGACACCGCGTATCCTCGAATAGAGAACCGATTTCGGTCGTTTACGGGCTAAGTCGACGTTACATGCCCGTCGATTGCATCTCCCAGAGTTCCGACGGCGTCAGAACGCGGAGTCCCAGTTCGTCGATTCGCCGCATCGTCCGGGAGAACTCCTCGACGGTGGCCCTGTTGTCGTTCGTTGCGCCGACGGTGTGGTACTCGACGACGACGACCTGACCGCTTCGCTCGGCGCGTTCGAGCGCCTGAAGCGTTCGCTCCACGTCGTCGCCGTTGACGCGGCCGACGGTCATCGGGCCGGTGACGCGTCCGGTCGGCGACTGCCCGTCGAGAAAGCCCATGTAGTGGTACTTCGCGCCCAAATCGAGCGTCGCCGCGTCGGCCCGACCCCCCGGCCAGTGGACGAACCGCGCGCCCTCTTCGAACCCGTTGTCGAGGAGCCACCGTTTGACGTTCCTGAGCGCCTCCTCCTGTTTCTCGGGCGAGTAGTTCGGGAGCGGTTTCTCGCGCCGGGGGTTGCTCACGACGTCCCACCCCTCGTCCTGCATCTCTCGGAGTCTGGACTCGTCGAGGTGTTTGAACGTCCCGAGGAGTCGCGGCGTCACTCCCACCGCCCCCGAGAACCCGTACTTCCGCATGATGGGGAACGCGTGCTGATACTGCGTGGTGTGCACGCCGTCGAAGGTAACGACGACACCGGGGTCGGACAGTTTCGGCGTCGTCCGCAGTCCGTCCACGTTGCACGACACCGCGTCCGCCTCCCCGGCGAGCGACTGGATGCGCACCTCTCGAACGTCGCCGAGGTCGGGGTCGCCGACGAACTCCGTGGGACCGGAGTCGAGGCGCACCCATCCGGCGACGCCGTCGACGCCGTGCCACATCTCGACGCGGTTCTCCCGGTCGGGCGCGAGAAGTTGCAGGCGGAACTGCGCGACGCGGGTGTCGCCCTGCCCGGGGTGGACCGCGAGGGACACGTCCCGGTCGCTCAGGTCGATACCGTCCTCGAACCGGCGGTACATCCACGCGCGGGACCCGTCTTTCGAGGTGAGGCGCGCGGACTGCGTCCCGCTGGCGACCGTCGAGAGGTCGCCGCCGACGGACCCCTCGTACGTCTTCCACTGTGAGAGTTCTTCGAACCCGTCGAGGAGTCGTCCCTGACAGCGGAGGGCCTCCCGACTGTCGAACTCGACGACGAGGCGGTCGTCGGAGTCCCGCGTCTCGGGTCTCTCGCACGTCTCGTCGGTCGTCCCGCCTATCTCCTGCCCCGCGGGACGTTCGACGATAGGCGTCGGCGTCGACTCGTCGCCGCCCCCCAGACAACCGGAGAGCGTCGCCAGCGCCACCGCGCCGGTTCCCAGCATCGATCGTCGCGAGAGGGGCGTATCCTCGTCCATTGCCCTTTTCGACGCTACTCTCAAAGTTTGTTATGTATCTATTAAGCAGAACGGACGCGGAGAATCGTCGCGCCGCGCGGGACGCGGAGGACGGGCGCGCGCCCGAACGAGAGGAGAACGCTCGGCGCGCAGACGCCGATTACACCCGTCCTAACCGACCGAATCCTCTGAATCCGGCGGCCGAGCGGAGCGCGAGAGGGACGGAGGGAGGCGGAGTGCGGCGGACGGCCGCGGGCGGCGGACGGGGCGATGGGCGTCGGCGGAGAGTCGGCGGAACGACGCGACGGCGGCGGTCATACGCCGTATAACAAAGCCCCGGTGACCTGTCTCTGCTCGTGAACGCAAACGGCCGAGCGAGTCGCTCGGCGAGGATTTCAAACCAATGATTCCCTCATCAGATATCGTCACATCGGTTCTCGAACCGCTGCGCGAACGCCGGCGGCGTCGGCTGAAGCGGGCGCATCGTCTCTCTCTCGACTCGCGGCGCGGCGCCGACGACCGGGAGTTCATCGTCGGCCTGCTGGAAGACACGCTCGCGTACGCGAGGGCCCGCGACTACACCGGGTACGACTACTTCGACGGGATGAGCAGCAAACTCCTGCGAGCGCTCCCCGTCGAGGACCAGTGGGTGAACATCGCCGTCCAAGAGAGCATCAAGCGCGCGCCGGTCAACGTCCGTCCCTTCTTCCTCGTCGAACAGCGTCAGAACTTCAAAGGGAGCGCGCTGTTCGCGATGGCGAATCAGACTGCCCACCGGTTCACGGGCGACGAACTGTACGCGAACGAGGCCGACTACCTCGCGAACTGGCTGCTGGAGAACCAAAGCGAGGGGTACAGCGGGTTCTGCGGCGGTCACCGCCACGCGATGCAGCAGATAGGCGAGTTCCGCGAGGCGGAGACGCCGAACGTCATTCCCACCTCCTTCGCGGTGAAAGCGCTCTGCCGACTCGCCGACAGGGACGAACGGTACGAGGAGGCGGCCAAATCTGCGGCGGACTTCCTCGTCGACGACCTCCGGTACCAAGAGGTGGACGGCGGCGCGCGCATCGTCTACCAACCGGAGTACGACGGGGAGTTCTACACGCTCAACGGCGGCGCGATAGGCGCGCGCCTCCTCGTGGACCTCTACGACCAGTTCGGCGACGAGGAGTACCGCGAACGCGCCGCCGCACTCCTCGATTACATCGCCACGAAGCAGACGGACCTCGGCGGGTGGAAGTACCGCGACCCGCCGTCGGCGTCGCACCTCTCGATGGACAACCACCACAACGGCTTCATCATCGAGTCGTACCAGCACTACCACGAGGTCACCGGCGAGAAGCGCTACGAAGAGACGCTCGATAAAGCGCTGGAGTTCTACCGCACCGTCCTCTTCGACCCGGACGGCGGCCCGAACTGGGACGAGTCGAAGTCGTACCCGAAGGACATCCACCACGCGACGCAGGGCATCATCGTCTTCTCGAAGTCGGGCGACACCGCGTTCGCGCGGCGCATCATCGACTGGACCCTCGCGAACCTTTACGGCGGTCAGGGACAGTTCTACTACCAGAAGCGCCGGCTCTACACCAAGAACTTCACGCTGATGCGGTGGTGTCAGGCGTGGATGGCCTACGCCCTCGCGGAGTACCTCTCTGCGACCGCCGACTCGGATGCGGTCGCGGACGGAGCAATCGCCGCCGGAACGCGAGCCGAGGAGAGCGAGGAGACGAGCGGAAACACCGCGGAGACGCCCGCGACGGAGGGAATCTAAATGGACACATCGATACTACTCAACAACCTCAAGCGGTACTGGAACGACCCCGAATGGTGGCGCGACATCGCCCTCCCGTTCGGGGTCCGCGCCGGCGTCGTCCAACCGTACTTCGAGTACGTGGAACCGCGCGAGGAGGGCGTCGAGTACTTCGACGAGGACTGGGACAACCTCGTCATCCTCGACGCCTGCCGCTACGACATGTTCGCCGAGAACAACACCATCGAGGGCGAGTTGGAACACCGCATCTCGAAGGGGTCGAACACCGAGGAGTTCCTCAAGCGGAACTTCCGCGGCGGGCAGTTCGACGACGTGGTGTACGTGACCGCCAACCCGCAGGTGGACGTCCGACTCGACTCGCCGTTCCACGACACCGTCTCCGTGTGGCGCGACGCGTGGGACGACGAGTTCAACACGGTGACGCCCGAGGCGATGGTGGAAGCGACCCTCCGCGCGAAGGAGGAGTACCCCAACAAGCGCATCGTCAGCCACTTCGTCCAACCGCACTACCCGTTCATCGGTCCGCGGGGCCGCGAACTGTTCGGCGAACAGGCCGGTATCGAACTCTCGCGGCGGATGGCCGACGGCGAGGAGGCCAAAAGCGACCACATGAACGTGTGGGACATGCTCCAACGCGGCGAGATAGACGAGTCTACCCTCTGGGAAGCGTACGAGGAGAACCTCCGCATCGCCCTCCCCCACGTCGAACGGCTTATCGACGAACTCGGCGGTAAGAGCGTCGTCACCTCCGACCACGGGAACCTCGTCGGCGAACGTCCCGAACCCTGTCCGGTGCCGATGAAGATGTACGGCCACCCGCCGGGCGTGTACGCCGACAACCTCGTGAAGGTGCCGTGGTTAGTCGTCGAAGGCGAGAGTCGCCGGACCGTCTTCGCCGAGGAGAGGTCGGACGAATCGAAAACCGGAGAGTCAGCCGACGAAGCGACCGAACGACTCCGCGATTTGGGATATCTCGAGTGAGATGGCGTCCCCTCTCCGCGCGCCGCGGACGGTCCCCGTTGGTGTCGAACTCCCAGATTGTGTCTTTACGGTGAATATAACCATACCGACAAGCGGGCAAGGAACGAGATAGAATGAACCGCCGTCGGTATCTCAAACTGCTCGGTGCGACCGCGGCCGCCGGTGCACTCGCGGGGTGCGGCGGCGAAGATACCACCGAGTCGCCGCCCACCGGTACCTCCACGCCGTCGAGCGAATCGGCTCGAACTCCGAGCGGTGAGTCCGAGACGGAGTCGAAACCGTACGGGTTCGACTTCGATACCGTCCTCAACGCCGTCGACGACCTCGGGATGGACCCGACGGGGGAACAACCCATAGACGACGCGTTCGTCGGGTTTCTCGGCCGGAAGTCCACCCTCCTCGAGTTCCCGCCCGGACGCTACCGCTTCGAGAACTCCCACGAGGTCGAACGCGCGAACACGTTGGGCGTTCGCGGCATCGGAGAGGACAGAGGAAAGGTCACCTTCTGGACGCCCGCGAAGGACGGACGGGAGTTCATCAACGTCCGAAACGGCGGTAACGGGTTTCTGTTGGCGGACGTCACGTTCGACCACGGAAACGGCCCGGGATCCATCGGGAACATCCTCCGGTTGGACGACAACCTCCGCGTCCAGAACGTAGAGCACGTCGGGTTCAACCCGACGAGGCAGAACGGCGCGGTCGATAATCTCAGCCCGCAGATACTCTCGAAGAACGGGACGGCCATCGTCGATACGTTCGTCCGGACCGGACCGACGAACATCGTCTCGCACGGCCACCTGAACGGGACGGCCAACGCCGGATGCATCTGGCTCGGCGAGGACCACGTCGGACGCCTCGTCATCAGAAACAGCCTGTTCAAGAACACCGGGACGAACACCATCTACTGTTCGCGCGCCCCCGGCGGCGTCGAGGTACGGAACTCCGAGTTCGTCAACAACAACCAGGCGTCGATACGCATCGGCGGACGCGGGTCGTTCGTCAAGAACTGCACCTTCAAGGTCGATACGGAGAACGCCGCGAGGAAAAACAAGGGGAAGCTGATAAACCCGAACGGAATCGTTTGGGAGACCGGTAACCTCGGGCTGAAAGGCGGATACATCGAGAACTGCACGTTCGTATTCGAATCCGCACCGAAGGGCCGCATCCTCTCGGGCATCTGGGCCGACGGGTCCGCGGGCGCGTTCGAGGTTCGGAGTTGTCGGTTCGTCATCAACGTCCCGAACGCCCGCGCGATTCGCGTCGACGACCCGAAGGACCCGCGCCTCGGAACGACGGCGGCGAAACCGTGGGGCGTCAAGTTGACCAACATCGTCGTGGAGGGAGAAGTCGCGACCAGTACGACGCCCCTC from Halopelagius longus includes:
- a CDS encoding Eco57I restriction-modification methylase domain-containing protein; protein product: MPRHRRSTAPEPLFSPATLRVDLPAAVEPRRDAADPDSSGDRATLGDTAERVANAVERASRAEAVESVRGALGYDDTADGAPASVAFESVAPGELEPHGRGRTTRRLVSRLASDGGPEWGVATDGRYWRLHGGTPDEERYHEVDVTARAAAGPEALEPFVALFSPEAFAGAADGTGGGASGAADALLAADGDRRRAVRERLRARTVTAVEEASESDRLGPAAALVARLSFDLFVADRTGRSALVGADELVAARRALRDAAAAAGETEDALARTHAETFRRWTRAAARADPMDAFGLPEPLPILSADELARVADAVRLAALLAAVPVEGAVVEADYRTVDARLLGAVYEQLVARGAFTAESDPSVAGRRKDEGSFYTPDPVVSYVVARTVRPLAAAAHRDAEAAGRDSRSDPDSDRTFEERVRERRVLDPAMGTGNFLVAAVGCLTDAAREAARDDDAPVVPRATRRARIVSDCVYGVDRDRRATDVAKLTLWAETLGEGLDRTERPSLSDRLVTGDSLLGSASELFPDAVAAAGDRVEFDAVVGNPPWKGTAGRADISARLSEDVRSSIREAFESAEGTQPNLAAAFLERGRRLAPGGRLGFVVPDAVLVRLGAESLRRYLLRDGGLTHLLRVGSVFSDANEGAAIVVGADEGRDPILTWHGDAEEFAAAAATDSFEYRRLRRSVAEGERYARLQLLRDDGADEILRELEGLDAVSARASVGRGEEFGKRDDRIADEPGEGRVPIVSGAAVRPYGIRPDAVRYVEADAVAKDVYDPPKLVARQTGSFLVAAADEAGRTNLKSVYDLHVDHDDPKAALHHLLGAVNSTVCNYYHYVRRNAYPAQFPQQNQRNYETLPVWSGETDSELVALVESRVELARTRLALDSDVRSHVAFEEADVPLAAFDPTPADDPLLSAHRGTTPGLRIDSLSVRADGSDAVLSVSYGREGGGATPPREALRFSDAAADVRTVLDAWIPAVSGASLADRRATGLRRVGRSSRTTPAARLGSLRVPDPSKYAETMARYLAVRDRHSSLTDRARRLDARIDRRVAELVGLTDDQLAAVRATMADVDGWSSLRP
- a CDS encoding polysaccharide deacetylase family protein — encoded protein: MDGNTSFSRRSALRAGALVVGGLGGCLGGSGETTPEPVVDHPAGQQINGTTDDSCETPEKRDSKDPLVVEFDSREALRCQGKLFDGFEDISRWNTYDGYVGGDLSTVVQGVQSARLTAKPDQSRAWIYRRFEDGLDLSDRDLSLAVHPGEGQSRVTQFRLQLLAPDRENRIEMWHPVGGVRGWVRLDFGPTEFVGEPDLGDVREVRIQTWVGAEQAASCNVDELRTTPKLSEPAVVITFDDINVTQYRNAFPIMQKYGFSGVVGAIPWVADQRGRIGPKRLREMRDAGWDVVSHPQDENPLPAYSPEHQEKLIRASKRWLVENGFEEGARFVIWPFGRTDAKTLDLGAKYHYMGFLGGRCPSGRITGPMTVGRVNGDDVETTLRTLERAKRSGQVAVIMYHTVGGGGDRITTGEFEQTMRRIKELGLRVVTASDLWEMQSTGM
- a CDS encoding polysaccharide deacetylase family protein, which gives rise to MDEDTPLSRRSMLGTGAVALATLSGCLGGGDESTPTPIVERPAGQEIGGTTDETCERPETRDSDDRLVVEFDSREALRCQGRLLDGFEELSQWKTYEGSVGGDLSTVASGTQSARLTSKDGSRAWMYRRFEDGIDLSDRDVSLAVHPGQGDTRVAQFRLQLLAPDRENRVEMWHGVDGVAGWVRLDSGPTEFVGDPDLGDVREVRIQSLAGEADAVSCNVDGLRTTPKLSDPGVVVTFDGVHTTQYQHAFPIMRKYGFSGAVGVTPRLLGTFKHLDESRLREMQDEGWDVVSNPRREKPLPNYSPEKQEEALRNVKRWLLDNGFEEGARFVHWPGGRADAATLDLGAKYHYMGFLDGQSPTGRVTGPMTVGRVNGDDVERTLQALERAERSGQVVVVEYHTVGATNDNRATVEEFSRTMRRIDELGLRVLTPSELWEMQSTGM
- a CDS encoding antibiotic ABC transporter permease, which gives rise to MKRAHRLSLDSRRGADDREFIVGLLEDTLAYARARDYTGYDYFDGMSSKLLRALPVEDQWVNIAVQESIKRAPVNVRPFFLVEQRQNFKGSALFAMANQTAHRFTGDELYANEADYLANWLLENQSEGYSGFCGGHRHAMQQIGEFREAETPNVIPTSFAVKALCRLADRDERYEEAAKSAADFLVDDLRYQEVDGGARIVYQPEYDGEFYTLNGGAIGARLLVDLYDQFGDEEYRERAAALLDYIATKQTDLGGWKYRDPPSASHLSMDNHHNGFIIESYQHYHEVTGEKRYEETLDKALEFYRTVLFDPDGGPNWDESKSYPKDIHHATQGIIVFSKSGDTAFARRIIDWTLANLYGGQGQFYYQKRRLYTKNFTLMRWCQAWMAYALAEYLSATADSDAVADGAIAAGTRAEESEETSGNTAETPATEGI
- a CDS encoding twin-arginine translocation signal domain-containing protein; its protein translation is MNRRRYLKLLGATAAAGALAGCGGEDTTESPPTGTSTPSSESARTPSGESETESKPYGFDFDTVLNAVDDLGMDPTGEQPIDDAFVGFLGRKSTLLEFPPGRYRFENSHEVERANTLGVRGIGEDRGKVTFWTPAKDGREFINVRNGGNGFLLADVTFDHGNGPGSIGNILRLDDNLRVQNVEHVGFNPTRQNGAVDNLSPQILSKNGTAIVDTFVRTGPTNIVSHGHLNGTANAGCIWLGEDHVGRLVIRNSLFKNTGTNTIYCSRAPGGVEVRNSEFVNNNQASIRIGGRGSFVKNCTFKVDTENAARKNKGKLINPNGIVWETGNLGLKGGYIENCTFVFESAPKGRILSGIWADGSAGAFEVRSCRFVINVPNARAIRVDDPKDPRLGTTAAKPWGVKLTNIVVEGEVATSTTPLIEIKGRPNSILSDCCLSVPDQEGIVRLVGSPGSSFKNINVSGSGNWLKAKTNKLVTENVTRENVCASLTESVGAN